A window of Pelomonas sp. SE-A7 genomic DNA:
AGCAGCTGCCCCAGGTGCGCATGACCCTGGGCCTGCAGGACGTGGTTCGGCAGATCACCGCCGGCAGCTTCGAGGGCAATCCCAAGTGGCTGACCATCAGCCGCAACCAGGACGTCTTGAACTACGGCGCCCAGCAGGCTTCGGTGAACAACCCCGACATGTTCAACACCGAATGCTCGGTGATGCCGCTGGTGGCCTTCCTGGCCGACCACAAGGCCGAGACCCTGACCCAGGTGCTGGCCACGACCGAGCGCTTCATCGCCGAGAAGACGGCCGAGAACAAGCTGGATCCCGCCAAGCTGCAGCTGCTGCCCGCCGCCGGCGGCGCCGGCATCGAGGCCGCGACCAATATCGTCGTGAAGCAGGCCAACACGACCATGCTGCTCTACGTCTATGCGGCCGTGATCCTGCTGTGCCTGGTGACCTTCCGCAGCTGGCGCGCCACCGTCGTGGCCGTGCTGCCCCTGGTACTGACCTCCATCCTGTGCGAGGCCCTGATGGTCTGGCTGGGCATTGGCGTCAAGGTGGCCACGCTGCCGGTGATCGCGCTGGGCGTTGGCATTGGCGTGGACTACGCGCTCTACCTGCTGAGCGTGCAGCTGGCCGGCCAGCGCCGTGGCCTCACGCTTTCCGAGGCCTATGGCGATGCCGTGCTGTTCACCGGCCGGGTCGTCGCCCTGGTCGGCGTGACGCTGGCGGCCGGCGTCATCACCTGGGCTTTCAGCCCGATCAAGTTCCAAGCCGACATGGGCGTGCTGCTGACCTTCATGTTCCTGTGGAACATGGTCGGCGCCCTGGTGCTGATTCCGGCCCTGTCGCACTTCCTACTCAACGACAAGCACATCAAGGTGGCCTGATATGAACGGACAAATGATGCAGCAGCCGCTGCTGATCTCCATGCTGCTGGTCCATGCGGAGCGCCACCACGCCGAGCAGGAGATCGTGACCCGCCGCTGCGAGGGCGATATCCATCGCACCACCTACAAGCAGCTGGCCCAGCGCTCGCGCCGCCTGGCCAAGGCCCTGGCCCAGCTGGGCGTGCAGGACGGCGATGTCGTCGGCACCCTGGCCTGGAACACCGACCGCCATATGGAGCTGTACTATGCCGTGTCCGGCTCGGGCGCCGTGCTGCACACGCTGAACCCGCGCCTGCATCCGGAGCAGCTGTGCTGGATAGCCGCCCATGCCGAGGACCAGGTGCTTTGCTTCGACCTGACCTTCCTGCCCCTGGTCGAGGCCGTGGCCGCCAAGCTGACGAAGGTGAAGCACTTCGTGCTGATGACGGACCGGGCCCACATGCCCAAGGAAAGCAAGATCCCCGATCTGCTTTGCTACGAGGAGCTGATCGAAGGCCAGGACGACGGCTTCATCTGGCCCCGCTTCGACGAGAACCGCGCCTCCAGCCTCTGCTACACCAGCGGCACGACCGGCAATCCCAAGGGCGTGCTCTACAGCCACCGCTCCACCGTTCTGCACACCTATGCGGCCGCGCTGCCCGATGCGCTGAACTGCTCGGCCCGCGAGGTGATCCTCCCGGTGGTGCCCATGTTCCACGTCAACGCCTGGGGCCTGCCGTACATCGCCTGCATGACCGGCGCCAAGCTGGTGTTCCCGGGCCCGGGCCTCGATGGCAAGAGCCTGCATGAGCTGTTCGAAAGCGAGCGCGTGACCGTCTCGGCCGGCGTGCCCACGGTCTGGCAGGGTCTGCTGGCCCATGTGGAAGCCAATGGTCTGAGCTTCAGCACCATGCGCCGCACCATCATCGGCGGCTCGGCCTGCCCGCCGGCCATGATGCGCGCCTTCCAGGAGAAATACGCGGTCGAGGTGCTGCATGCCTGGGGCATGACCGAGCTGAGCCCGCTGGGCACGGTCTGCACCTTCAAGCCCAGCCAGCTGGACTACAGCAAGGAAGAGCGCTATGCGGTGCAGGCCAAGCAGGGCCGCGCCATCTTCGGCATAGACATGAAGGTGGTGGACGAAGAGGGCAAGGAACTGGCCTGGGACGGCAAGACCAGCGGCGAGCTGCTGGTGCGCGGCCCCTGGGTGGTCGGCGACTACCTGAAGGGCGAGGGCGGCAATCCGCTGGTGGACGGCTGGTTCCCCACCGGCGACGTGGCCCATATAGACGCGGCCGGCTTCATGCAGATCACCGACCGCGCCAAGGACGTGATCAAGTCCGGCGGCGAATGGATTGGTTCCATCGACCTGGAGAACATCGCCATGGCCCATCCGGCCGTGGCCATGGCGGCCTGCGTGGCGGCCCGCCATCCCAAGTGGGACGAGCGCCCGCTCCTGATCGTGGTGAAGAAGCCCGGCGCCGAAGTCACCCGCGAGGCCTTGCTGCAGTTCTACGAAGGCAAGATCGCCAAGTGGTGGACCCCGGACGACGTGGTCTTCGTCGACGCGATCCCGCTGGGCGCCACCGGCAAGATGCAGAAGAACAAGCTGCGCGAGCAGTTCCAGGACCATCTGCTGCAGGCCGCCCCGTCGGCCTGATACGGACGCCCCTGATGGAACTGCTGCGTACCCCCGACGAGCGCTTCGCCGATCTGCCCGACTATCCGTTCCAGGCCAACTACCTGCCGCTGGAGTCCGGCCCGCGCGTCCATTACGTGGACGAGGGCCCGCGCGATGGCAAGCCGGTGCTGATGCTGCATGGCGAGCCGACCTGGTCTTACCTGTACCGCCACATGATTCCGCCGGTGGCGGCCGCCGGCTTGCGCGTGCTGGCGCCCGACCTGGTCGGTTTCGGCAAGTCCGACAAGCCGCTGCGCCGCGAGGCTCACAGCTACGAAGGCCAGGTGGCCTGGATGCGCGAGTGGCTGGAGGCGCTGGACCTGCGCGGCGTCACGCTGGTCTGCCAGGACTGGGGCTCGCTGATCGGGCTGCGCCTGCTGGCCGAATGCCCGGAGCGCTTCGACCGTGTGCTGCTCGGCAACGGCGGCCTGCCCACGCATGAGCTGAAGATCGGCTGGGCCTTTCCGCTGTGGCGGGCCTTCTCGCGCTGGAGCCCCTGGTTCCCGATCGGCTGGATCGTGCAAGGCGGCACCCGCCGGCGGCTGAGCCGGGCCGAGCGGGCGGCCTATGACGCGCCATTCCCGGATGCCGCCCATGCAGTGGCTGCCCGGGTCTATCCCTCGCTGGTGCCGGTGCTCGGCTTCAACCCGCGCGGCAGCGACGACAACGGTCGCGCCTGGCGCGTGCTGGAGCAGTGGCACAAGCCCTTCATCTGCTGCTACAGCGACGGTGACCCCATCACCCGCGGGCTGGACCGCGAGTTCCGCCGTCGCGTCCCTGGTGCCGCCGGGCAGCCGCATTGCACCTTGCGCGGTGGCCATTTCCTGCAGGAGGACGACGCCGTGCGCTTTGCGCAGCTGATCATTGCCACCTGCAAGCCCCCGTCTTGCCAAGGACTCGAATGACCCGATCCCGGACCGGCGCGCGGCGCCTGCTGACAGCGCTGCTGCTGATCCTGGTGCTGCTCGCGGCCTGGCAGGGCCCCAAGCTTCTGGCGCTGTGGCGGGGCTGGCAGGCCTATGTCTACGCCTATCCGCTGGTCACGGCCGAGCTGACCCGCAGCGTGCAGACCGCGCCCGGGGCCTGGCAGCTGGCCAAGCCCAAGCCAGGGGCCGGACCGATCAACCGGCTCAACCACGTGCGCGCCTTCCCGGATGCGGACTTCCGCGACGTGGTCGCGCCCAACGCCGACACGCTCTACACCATCGCCTGGCTGGACCTGGGTGCCGAGCCGCTGGTGTTGCACCATCCCGAGATGAGCGGCCGCTACCTGCTGCTGGAGCTGATGGACAGCTGGACCAACGCCTTCGCCTCGCCGGGTACCCGCCAGTACGGCAGCGCTGCGCGCGACTACGCCATCGTCGGCCCGGGCTGGAAGGGCGAAGTGCCATCCTCCATGACGCGCATAGACGCGCCGACCCGCTACGTGATGCTGATAGGCCGCACGGTGACCTCGGGTCCGCAGGACTATGCCGCCGTCCATGCGCTGCAGGACCAGTATTCGCTGCGCACCCTCGCCGGCGCCGAGCCGCCCTCGGTAGCTCCGGCAGCGGACAAGGTCGACACGCTGACGGCCGTCGTGCGACAGGTCTCCATGCTCGACGTGGCGAGCTACTACTCGCTGCTGGCCCGCGCGCTGGTGGACAACCCACCGGCCGCTGCCGACGCGCCAGCGGTGGCCCTGCTGGACAAGCTCGGCATCCGCGCCGGCCAGCCCTTCGACCCCGCCAGCCTCGATGCCGACACGCGCGAAGGCCTGGAGGCCGCGCGCCGCCTGGCCCAGGCCGTGTTCGAGCAGCGCTCGGCCGGTACCCAGGTCGACACGGCCCAGGGCAGCCTGGCCCAGGGCGCTGCACGCGTGCTGAACGGCCTGATCGACCGCTCGCTGAATCGCCACAACGGCTGGCTGATGCCGCTGGGCCTGGGCGACTACCAGACCCGCTACCTGCAGCGCGCCATCGTCAGCCTGGTCGGCTTCGGTGCCAACCGCGCCATCGACGCGGTCTATCCGGTGACGCCCAAGGATGCCGACGGCGAATTCCTGGACGCCGGCCAGCGCTATCGCCTGCGCTTTGCGCCGGGCCAGCTGCCGCCGGCGGGGGCCTTCTGGTCGCTGACGATGTACGACGAAGCCAGCTTCTTCGTCGCCAACGAGATCAACCGCTTTGCCCTCGGCGACCGTGATTCGCTCAAGCGCGGCAA
This region includes:
- a CDS encoding DUF1254 domain-containing protein, translated to MTRSRTGARRLLTALLLILVLLAAWQGPKLLALWRGWQAYVYAYPLVTAELTRSVQTAPGAWQLAKPKPGAGPINRLNHVRAFPDADFRDVVAPNADTLYTIAWLDLGAEPLVLHHPEMSGRYLLLELMDSWTNAFASPGTRQYGSAARDYAIVGPGWKGEVPSSMTRIDAPTRYVMLIGRTVTSGPQDYAAVHALQDQYSLRTLAGAEPPSVAPAADKVDTLTAVVRQVSMLDVASYYSLLARALVDNPPAAADAPAVALLDKLGIRAGQPFDPASLDADTREGLEAARRLAQAVFEQRSAGTQVDTAQGSLAQGAARVLNGLIDRSLNRHNGWLMPLGLGDYQTRYLQRAIVSLVGFGANRAIDAVYPVTPKDADGEFLDAGQRYRLRFAPGQLPPAGAFWSLTMYDEASFFVANEINRFALGDRDSLKRGKDGSLELVIQQQRPSEGIANWLPAPKSGRFKLMLRIYDPKAELLEGRWVPPAVQRLPQEP
- a CDS encoding haloalkane dehalogenase; protein product: MELLRTPDERFADLPDYPFQANYLPLESGPRVHYVDEGPRDGKPVLMLHGEPTWSYLYRHMIPPVAAAGLRVLAPDLVGFGKSDKPLRREAHSYEGQVAWMREWLEALDLRGVTLVCQDWGSLIGLRLLAECPERFDRVLLGNGGLPTHELKIGWAFPLWRAFSRWSPWFPIGWIVQGGTRRRLSRAERAAYDAPFPDAAHAVAARVYPSLVPVLGFNPRGSDDNGRAWRVLEQWHKPFICCYSDGDPITRGLDREFRRRVPGAAGQPHCTLRGGHFLQEDDAVRFAQLIIATCKPPSCQGLE
- a CDS encoding 3-(methylthio)propionyl-CoA ligase, with the translated sequence MNGQMMQQPLLISMLLVHAERHHAEQEIVTRRCEGDIHRTTYKQLAQRSRRLAKALAQLGVQDGDVVGTLAWNTDRHMELYYAVSGSGAVLHTLNPRLHPEQLCWIAAHAEDQVLCFDLTFLPLVEAVAAKLTKVKHFVLMTDRAHMPKESKIPDLLCYEELIEGQDDGFIWPRFDENRASSLCYTSGTTGNPKGVLYSHRSTVLHTYAAALPDALNCSAREVILPVVPMFHVNAWGLPYIACMTGAKLVFPGPGLDGKSLHELFESERVTVSAGVPTVWQGLLAHVEANGLSFSTMRRTIIGGSACPPAMMRAFQEKYAVEVLHAWGMTELSPLGTVCTFKPSQLDYSKEERYAVQAKQGRAIFGIDMKVVDEEGKELAWDGKTSGELLVRGPWVVGDYLKGEGGNPLVDGWFPTGDVAHIDAAGFMQITDRAKDVIKSGGEWIGSIDLENIAMAHPAVAMAACVAARHPKWDERPLLIVVKKPGAEVTREALLQFYEGKIAKWWTPDDVVFVDAIPLGATGKMQKNKLREQFQDHLLQAAPSA